The DNA window GCAACACAATCATCACCTGCAATATTTAACATTGAagtcaataaataaaaacataaaattatgtaCTTAATAATTACGGATAATCATAACATTAATTTGTTACCTGTGCCTATAAAAGAATCTTGAATACGAACATTTTTTGATCCAGAAATATCAATTCCATCCGTATTAGGACTCTCATCAGGAGCAGTAATATGAATATCTGAAATAATTACATCATTGCAACAATTTATGGACATATGATTTTTGCCACTATTAACATGCTTCGTTTTACTTAGATGAAGACCGTTGCAGTTGTGGAAAAATATTGCCTGcaaaatcatatattataaatttaacccgtagtaataattaaaaaaaagtaaaaaggttaaaagaaaataataataataataacaagtTACCGTTGGCCGTTTGCAATGTTTATGACAATCTTTGTCCCACCAAGAAGAACCTTGGCCATCAAACCGTCCATCTCCTTTAACGGTGAGAGAATCTATGTCGTAAAATTGGATCCATTTATCAACACCATCTCCGGACCATTCATCCTTGGTTGGAGCCATTACACTTCCACCAAGCTATAAAATCACAAAATAGTGTATAAATTTaccataaatttttcaatttcaattttatgagAAACGGGGTTAGGTAAGCTACATCAAAATTGATTCGTTTGGACTTGCAAGGACCCTGGAATTTGAGAGGGTTCAATAGGAAAGTTTTTCCAGATGGTACACGTAACGTTGGGTTGTCTTCTGTTGATGCACATACATCATTCCATGCTTTCAAAAAAGCCTTGACATAGAGAAAGACAAATAAAACAAGTCATTACAAGTATAAAGAGAGAACCCTTCTTTAAAAAATCGACATTCAGATTAAACTACTTACTTCTGAATCATCTTTTTTGCCATTTCCATTTGCTCCATAATCAAGAACATTGAAATACGACGAAGCTGATTCTGTCAATGAGCTTAAAACAGCAATGgaaaagaggaaaacaaaggaaacaaGAAGCTTCATTCTTGAGCTAAAATGGAGAATTTGGAGCGTTAAGAGATGAAAATACGAGAGAATTGGATGGTGATGAATGAATGGATATGGCTAGCTTATATAGAgcagagaaatgaaaaatgtaaaatttaattttaaaaaagatatattttggAAGAATGGAAaattagaaaaggaaaatatggaatgaaaaataaattgggatttgattaaattatggGCTTGATAAAAGCAAATCTCATATATGGATTACTTATtaaaattctataaaaaaaataaaaaataaaaaataataatatataaaaattatatttattttaggtaattttttaaataaatataaataaaatttatttcaggTGATTAATTATGGGgatatttattttgagaaattaatagtttttgtatgtatatgtatggtAAGTGACTAAGAAAGTGAGACAATTGGTCCAAATTTGTagaattataaacttatttttgtaTGAGATGCAAcatttttggtaatttaattattatttttagtataattaGTAATCTAATTAAGAGTAATAacagtttttattatttagtgGATACTGTTATTTGGTTAAAATCTGtgaattttgttaaattttattttatttattaatttactatattatattttttatgcaaCCGTTTTTCTTACCTACCAAATACTATAAAGGGAGGTAttataaaaagacaaaaaataaaaccccAATACTAGGTATGTACGAAAGtgtattgttttattattattatatctatCTTATTGACTTTGTCTACGGTCTTTTTGGCATTGTAACGGGTGGAATCGGTTGAGTTAGGCTCAATCAGACTtgttttttctataattttttttggttggattCTCGATTAACCGGCTTCGAACGGTGCCAACCCATTTGCAACAATCTTGTTCAACGTCTTAGGAACAGTACGAATGATCTacgaactaaaataaattcatgtaTAATTATGGAATTAGGTTATAGTTTAAACCAATGTcgtattatttgatttaaaatttataaataattgttcAAAACTAACcttaaatagatttttttttttcatttgatttctAAGTTAAATAATCATATGTGTATTaattaacttcaaatttataaataaattagtttttacTAAATTTCCATCACaattactttaaattaattttagattaaagttttaatttaatttttaaattcgaAAACCCAAAATCGCCAACCGTAACTGGACCCACCGGTCTGCTCTCCGGTCCGGTCCAAGCTTCCACCAAATGAACCTGCGATTCTGGTATTCTATTTCCAACTATACCCTTTTCTTATATTCTTTCTTTgcacatttattttattaatgtaaaaaaCTCTCATTTATGGAAAGTccataaatatatgatattcaaGCACAATAACTGTTacacgatttttttttttcttttttctttttttccctttaaatATCGCccaatagaaaataaaaaggtggGAAGAAAATACCAATGAATCTAGACAGGGTATTATCGTCTTTTTCGGGTGCAATGAATCGGTATATAGGTGCTTCATTTTCGCCCGTTCACGCGTTGATCGGGATTTTTATTCTGAAGCAGAGGCCGAAGGTTGCAGTTGACGATGGCTGTTCCTGAAAAGGTAAATGTCTCTTTCTAATTCTTTGCATCGTTTCTTTCCATGTCTTTGATCGCCACAAATTCTACTGATCTTCATTTCCGTTGAGAGTTTTGGCTTCATTTCTGCCTCACTTCGGGATGGAGTAGATTTAGGGTCAATAGGCAATCGGCTTTGGATTTATGGAAAATTTTTGGATGATTTCTTCTTGAGATTTCGTTTTCTGTCCTGAAAATCTTGCGCGGTTTGTTCTTCTGCTAACTCCTAATATCAAGACGGTGCTGCCCTAGACTGAAACTTGCATTTACAGGATCCAAGAGAGGAAGTGATTCAGGCATGGTATATGGATGATAGTGACGAAGACCAGAGGCTTCCCCATCACCTTGAGCCCAAGCAGTATCTGTCCCTGCAACAACTGGATGGTAAGCCTTGCTAGTTGTACAGAGCTATGTGATTTCAGGTAGACTTACATCGTGTGAAATATGTTTACATTTTAGAACTTGGAGTTCTGAGCTGGAGACTAGACGCAGACATATATGAAACAGATGAGGAATTGATGAAGATACGTCGTGATCGTAATTACTCCTACATGGTAATAGCGTTTGAATTTTCCTTAGGGACAAGAACATGTTCTTATGCTTGAGAAAATTGGCTTGAAATCGATTTTGTCAGGACTTTTGTGAGGTCTGTCCAGAAAAGCTTCCTAATTATGAAGAGAAGATTAAAAGCTTTTATGAGGAACACCTTCACATCGATGAGGAGATCCGTTATTGTGTGTCTGGAAGTGGTAGGATTAGTTATATTTCTGATCTTCAACCATCCATATATGTAGGTtataatcttcattttctttaacgTGGGTGGATGAAGGTTATTTTGATGTTAGGGATCTGAATGACAAATGGATTCGCGTTTGGGTAAAGAAGGGAGCAATGATCGTGTTGCCTGCTGGAATTTATCATCGATTTACTCTTGATTCTGACAATTACATCAAGGTATACCAATAGAACAAGCTTCTAAGTAACAACCCAATTACAATGTTTCTGATGAAGCAAATTTTTATAGGCTATGCGACTCTTTGTTGGTGATCCTGTGTGGACTCCTCACAACCGTCCCAACGATCATCTTCCCGCAAGGTATTGCCATTGCTTGGTTGGTTCGGTCATGAGCTTTTCTCTTGTGCCCCCTGCCATGAATTTGTCTCTGTTACACATATCACTCTAACCTCTGTTGCTGCTCTGCAGGAAGGAGTATCTTAAATGTTTTGTGGAGAAGGAAGCTGGTAAGCAAGCCGTTGATGCTGCAGCATGAACTCTGAAAAGTTATTATCTGTATGGTTTGGTATGCATGTTCGTTTTCTTGGAAATGTCTGGCGCTATCAGGAACGACGAATGtccaatggtataatattgttcgctttgagAATAGACTcttatgactttgcttttagttttctcAAGAGGTCTTCTTCCAATAAAGATAGTGTCgtaatctttcttttaattagtCAACGTGGGACTACGCTTGTCATGCTTGTCTTCCTTTTAATTAGTTAACGTGGGACTATGCCTGTCATGCTTGTCTTCCTTTTAATTAGTCATCGTGGGACTACGCTTGTCATGCTTGTCTTCCTttaaattagtcaacgtggGACTACGCTTGTCATGCTTGTATTCCTttaaattagtcaacgtggAACTACGCTTGTCATGCTTGTCTTCCTttaaattagtcaacgtggAACTAATGACTCCAATGTGCACTATTACAATAAAGAATTAAAGATTAATATTGGGGGCTATGGTGTGAGCAGGATCCACACGAGTCCTTAGCTGGtacaagaataaaaaataaaaaagaagggaaaaacaGAAGTGTTAAGTGGTGTATTTAGTTACGCGTCATTGGCTGAGAAACAATGCCGCTTCAGGCGCCACCACGTGTCTCTCCCACCTTTACAGTCCTACACGTGTCTCTCCcacctttattttaatttttaattaccttctaaatttttaaatgatattttattatattataagaacaattttgcattaaaaaaaaaaaaaaaaagcttaactatttattttaatttttttatagaaaaaatatcttttgattctcatcattcttaaataaaaaagggttGTTATGGTTGttagtttaattttcatttgattttttaattaattttaactaatGTATAGAAAAACTAGTGAAGATTGATACTAGTTAATTCAAGATTAGAGATGAAATaacaaatagaaataaaacataaaatttaaatatttttgaaactaaaaatctaaataaaaattaaggtgaaaatgaaatgttaaaaaacaaaaattaaaagaaaattagactTAAATCTATTGGcctaaagattttttttttaaactttttgtaTTTATCAAACAGGTTTAGTCGGCAAATCAAACTCTACCAGATATTTCTCttataatatgtttattttatattaaagatGACCCCAC is part of the Cucurbita pepo subsp. pepo cultivar mu-cu-16 chromosome LG03, ASM280686v2, whole genome shotgun sequence genome and encodes:
- the LOC111790502 gene encoding 1,2-dihydroxy-3-keto-5-methylthiopentene dioxygenase 2-like, whose amino-acid sequence is MAVPEKDPREEVIQAWYMDDSDEDQRLPHHLEPKQYLSLQQLDELGVLSWRLDADIYETDEELMKIRRDRNYSYMDFCEVCPEKLPNYEEKIKSFYEEHLHIDEEIRYCVSGSGYFDVRDLNDKWIRVWVKKGAMIVLPAGIYHRFTLDSDNYIKAMRLFVGDPVWTPHNRPNDHLPARKEYLKCFVEKEAGKQAVDAAA
- the LOC111790292 gene encoding probable polygalacturonase At3g15720, giving the protein MKLLVSFVFLFSIAVLSSLTESASSYFNVLDYGANGNGKKDDSEAFLKAWNDVCASTEDNPTLRVPSGKTFLLNPLKFQGPCKSKRINFDLGGSVMAPTKDEWSGDGVDKWIQFYDIDSLTVKGDGRFDGQGSSWWDKDCHKHCKRPTAIFFHNCNGLHLSKTKHVNSGKNHMSINCCNDVIISDIHITAPDESPNTDGIDISGSKNVRIQDSFIGTGDDCVAINDGSSNIDITGLTCGPGHGISIGSLGKNGDYNVVENVYVSDCILQDTQNGVRIKTWEGGYGYAKNITFEKITLENVKNPIIIDQHYTGREIKVSDVTYRNVHGTSANEKAITLDCSRARCTNIIMEEVNITTSTSDEEAKSFCQNADGKSTSTVPPVPCLSKSH